In Lotus japonicus ecotype B-129 chromosome 5, LjGifu_v1.2, one genomic interval encodes:
- the LOC130719733 gene encoding transcription factor bHLH162-like — MYIYAHTCTQFTNKHTHLLETENQTINPQLLGTNQQPSSTTQVERRLIEKKNRRNQMKILYSKLNSLLPNYNPKEAVPLPDQIDEAINYIKSLEEKMKMAQEKKESLGGSNKRSRGSCSSSISATAVSKSPQLEVHETGSSLEVVLTCGLDNQFIFYEIIRILQEENIDVRSANSSMAGDSMLHVVHAEIPQF, encoded by the exons ATGTATATATATGCACATACATGCacacaattcaccaacaaacaCACTCATCTCTTAGAAACGGAAAACCAAACAATCAATCCGCAGCTTCTGGGAACTAATCAACAACCTTCTTCAACGACTCAGGTTGAAAGAAGGctcatagaaaaaaaaaacagaagaaaccaGATGAAGATCCTCTATTCCAAACTCAACTCTCTTCTCCCTAACTATAACCCTAAG GAAGCGGTGCCATTGCCTGACCAAATAGATGAGGCCATCAACTACATCAAGAGCCTTGAGGAAAAGATGAAGATGGCTcaggagaagaaagaaagcttAGGTGGAAGTAATAAGAGATCCCGTGGTAGCTGTTCTAGTTCTATTTCTGCAACGGCGGTTTCAAAATCGCCACAACTTGAGGTTCATGAAACGGGTTCATCTTTAGAAGTTGTTCTCACATGTGGGTTGGACAACCAGTTcattttttatgaaatcatCCGAATACTGCAAGAAGAGAACATTGATGTCAGGAGTGCCAATTCCTCAATGGCTGGAGATTCAATGCTTCATGTGGTGCATGCTGAG ATTCCTCAATTTTGA
- the LOC130718591 gene encoding dihydroorotase, mitochondrial-like isoform X1: MELTIVQPDDWHLHLRDSALLEAVIPHSAKHFGRAIVMPNLKPPITTTAAAIAYRESILKAIPKNSNFTPLMTLYLTDMTTPDEIKLAKKSGVVYGVKLYPAGATTNSQDGVTDIFGKCYSVLHEMVEQDLPLLVHGEVTNPEVDVFDREKVFIETILEPLVQRLPQLKVVMEHITTMDAVKFVESCKEGNVAATVTPQHLFLNRNALFQGGLQPHNYCLPVLKREIHRQAIVSAVTGGSTRFFLGTDSAPHDRRNKECSCGCAGIYNSLVALSIYAKVFEEAGALDKLEAFTSFNGPDFYGLPRNKLKIKLRKAPWRVPEYLSFPFGDIVPMCAGQTLEWEALLN; this comes from the exons ATGGAGCTCACTATTGTTCAACCTGATGATTGGCATCTTCACCTTCGTGATAGTGCCCTCCTTGAAGCTGTCATCCCTCACAG TGCAAAGCATTTTGGAAGGGCTATAGTAATGCCGAATTTGAAACCACCCATCACCACCACAGCTGCTGCTATTGCTTATCGAGAGTCCATTTTGAAAGCAATACCTAAAAATAGCAACTTCACTCCTCTGATGACACTTTACCTAACAGATATGACAACTCCTGATGAGATTAAACTTGCAA AAAAAAGTGGAGTTGTTTATGGTGTGAAGTTGTATCCTGCTGGTGCAACAACAAACTCCCAAGATGGTGTTACAGATATTTTTGGAAAATGTTACTCTGTTCTTCATGAAATGGTTGAGCAAGATTTACCATTATtg GTTCATGGAGAGGTTACAAATCCAGAAGTTGATGTTTTTGACCGGGAAAAGGTCTTCATTGAAACTATCTTAGAGCCTTTAGTTCAAAGGCTTCCACAGCTGAAGGTTGTGATGGAGCATATTACCACCATGGATGCTGTTAAATTTGTAGAATCTTGCAAAGAAG GCAATGTTGCAGCAACTGTTACACCACAGCATCTTTTTCTCAATCGTAATGCTTTGTTCCAAGGTGGCTTACAACCTCACAATTACTGTCTTCCAGTGCTCAAAAGAGAGATCCATA GACAGGCCATTGTTTCAGCTGTCACTGGTGGAAGTACACGGTTTTTCCTTGGAACTGATAGTGCTCCACATGATAGGCGTAACAAGGAATGTTCGTGTGGATGTGCTGGCATATACAACTCCCTGGTTGCTCTATCCATATATGCGAAGGTTTTTGAAGAG GCCGGTGCACTTGACAAGCTGGAGGCTTTTACAAGTTTTAACGGACCTGACTTCTACGGCCTCCCCAGGAACAAGCTAAAGATTAAACTGAGGAAAGCTCCATGGAGAGTTCCTGAGTATTTGTCATTTCCATTCGGAGATATTGTTCCCATGTGTGCTGGTCAAACACTTGAATGGGAGGCGTTGCTTAATTAA
- the LOC130718591 gene encoding dihydroorotase, mitochondrial-like isoform X2: MIGIFTFVIVPSLKLSSLTEKSGVVYGVKLYPAGATTNSQDGVTDIFGKCYSVLHEMVEQDLPLLVHGEVTNPEVDVFDREKVFIETILEPLVQRLPQLKVVMEHITTMDAVKFVESCKEGNVAATVTPQHLFLNRNALFQGGLQPHNYCLPVLKREIHRQAIVSAVTGGSTRFFLGTDSAPHDRRNKECSCGCAGIYNSLVALSIYAKVFEEAGALDKLEAFTSFNGPDFYGLPRNKLKIKLRKAPWRVPEYLSFPFGDIVPMCAGQTLEWEALLN; the protein is encoded by the exons ATGATTGGCATCTTCACCTTCGTGATAGTGCCCTCCTTGAAGCTGTCATCCCTCACAG AAAAAAGTGGAGTTGTTTATGGTGTGAAGTTGTATCCTGCTGGTGCAACAACAAACTCCCAAGATGGTGTTACAGATATTTTTGGAAAATGTTACTCTGTTCTTCATGAAATGGTTGAGCAAGATTTACCATTATtg GTTCATGGAGAGGTTACAAATCCAGAAGTTGATGTTTTTGACCGGGAAAAGGTCTTCATTGAAACTATCTTAGAGCCTTTAGTTCAAAGGCTTCCACAGCTGAAGGTTGTGATGGAGCATATTACCACCATGGATGCTGTTAAATTTGTAGAATCTTGCAAAGAAG GCAATGTTGCAGCAACTGTTACACCACAGCATCTTTTTCTCAATCGTAATGCTTTGTTCCAAGGTGGCTTACAACCTCACAATTACTGTCTTCCAGTGCTCAAAAGAGAGATCCATA GACAGGCCATTGTTTCAGCTGTCACTGGTGGAAGTACACGGTTTTTCCTTGGAACTGATAGTGCTCCACATGATAGGCGTAACAAGGAATGTTCGTGTGGATGTGCTGGCATATACAACTCCCTGGTTGCTCTATCCATATATGCGAAGGTTTTTGAAGAG GCCGGTGCACTTGACAAGCTGGAGGCTTTTACAAGTTTTAACGGACCTGACTTCTACGGCCTCCCCAGGAACAAGCTAAAGATTAAACTGAGGAAAGCTCCATGGAGAGTTCCTGAGTATTTGTCATTTCCATTCGGAGATATTGTTCCCATGTGTGCTGGTCAAACACTTGAATGGGAGGCGTTGCTTAATTAA
- the LOC130720292 gene encoding protein NRT1/ PTR FAMILY 7.2-like — MQGLVVLSLSTHFLLLEPQGCGQIGLLCEPHKPVQVAILYISIYLIALGNGAADPALATMGSDQFDEEEPKEQRSKSIFFSYFYVAINLGSLVAETVLAYIETAGNWVLGFWICAGSGVVSFLLLLSGTHRYRHIKPNGNPFSRFAQVLVSSLRKIKFQIPTNGEGLYEFRERDDASMRRIHHTNGLRFLDRAAIVSSQEKKRVVRERPKTKPGAHIRISSSLIFLPN; from the exons ATGCAGGGGTTGGTGGTGTTATCCTTGTCAACCCACTTCCTTTTGCTTGAACCTCAAGGTTGTGGCCAAATAGGGTTGCTATGTGAACCCCACAAACCAGTTCAAGTTGCAATACTTTACATATCAATATACCTTATTGCTCTAGGAAATGGAGCTGCTGACCCTGCTTTAGCAACAATGGGTTCAGATCAATTTGATGAGGAAGAACCCAAAGAGCAACGATCTAAGTCCATATTTTTCAGCTACTTTTATGTGGCAATAAACCTGGGCTCTTTAGTGGCTGAGACAGTACTGGCTTATATAGAGACTGCAGGAAATTGGGTACTAGGGTTTTGGATTTGTGCTGGCAGTGGTGTTGTTTCCTTTCTTCTTTTGTTGAGTGGAACTCACAGATACAGGCACATTAAGCCTAATGGAAACCCTTTCTCTAGGTTTGCACAAGTACTAGTGTCCTCTTTgaggaaaataaaatttcaaataccCACAAATGGAGAAGGCCTCTATGAGTTTAGAGAAAGGGATGATGCCAGTATGAGGAGAATACACCACACAAATGGCCTCAG GTTTCTTGATCGAGCTGCTATAGTTTCTTCTCAGGAAAAAAAACGAGTTGTTAGAGAAAGGCCAAAAACCAAACCCGGGGCACATATCAGAATCTCAAGTTCCCTCATTTTCCTCCCAAATTAG
- the LOC130717243 gene encoding pentatricopeptide repeat-containing protein At3g04760, chloroplastic-like, producing the protein MTTVSTEFLSRNLPIRTHLKHHRHHPNPNTLITRKTQQLLNDGGTSNNNNNNRRFNNNKGQGHYVSVGSYQKLDQDYDFRDPHLMKALNRSCKAGKYNESLYFLQHMVSKGYKPDVILCTKLIKGFFNSKRIDKAMRVMEILEKHGDPDVFAYNAVISGFCKADRIDVANQVLDRMRKRGFAPDVVTYNILIGNLCERRKLDLASKVMGQLLRDNCKPTVITYTILIEATIIEGGIDDAMKLLDEMFSRGLQPDLYTYHVIVRGMCREGAVDRAFDFISRISTRGCAPDVISYNILLRGLLNEGKWEAGERLMADMLVKGCEPNVVTYSILISSLCRDGQIDEAMNVLKVMKEKGLTPDAYSYDPLISAFCKEGRVDLAIELLGDMISDGCLPDIITYNTILASLCKIGKADEALKIFEKLGEVGCPPNASSYNTIFGALWSSGDKIRALRMILEMLDKGIDPDGITYNSLISCLCRDGLVDEAVELLVDMESSKSQPSVISYNIVLLGLCKVHRIIEAIEVLAAMVDKGCQPNETTYTLLVEGIGFAGWRNDAMQLANSLVSINAISEDSLRRLNKTFPLLDVYKELALSD; encoded by the coding sequence ATGACAACAGTTTCAACTGAATTCCTGTCAAGGAATCTCCCAATCAGAACCCATTTGAAACATCATCGTCATCATCCAAATCCCAACACACTCATCACTCGCAAAACACAACAGCTTCTCAATGATGGTGGcaccagcaacaacaacaacaacaacagaagaTTCAACAACAACAAGGGTCAGGGTCATTATGTCAGTGTTGGTTCATATCAAAAACTGGATCAGGATTACGATTTCCGAGACCCCCATCTCATGAAAGCTCTCAACAGGTCCTGCAAAGCAGGGAAGTACAATGAGTCTCTGTATTTTCTTCAGCACATGGTCAGCAAAGGTTACAAACCTGATGTTATCCTCTGTACCAAGCTGATCAAGGGGTTCTTCAATTCAAAGAGGATTGACAAGGCGATGAGGGTCATGGAGATTCTGGAAAAGCATGGGGACCCTGATGTTTTTGCTTACAATGCAGTGATAAGTGGGTTCTGCAAGGCTGATAGAATTGATGTTGCTAACCAGGTGCTAGATAGAATGAGGAAGAGAGGGTTTGCTCCTGATGTTGTTACCTATAATATTCTCATTGGGAATCTTTGTGAGAGGAGAAAGCTTGATTTGGCTTCAAAGGTTATGGGTCAGTTGCTGAGGGATAATTGCAAGCCTACTGTGATCACCTACACAATCTTGATAGAAGCAACCATTATAGAAGGTGGGATTGATGATGCCATGAAGCTTTTGGATGAGATGTTCTCAAGAGGGCTTCAACCTGATTTGTACACTTACCATGTCATTGTAAGGGGCATGTGCAGAGAAGGGGCGGTGGATCGAGCTTTCGACTTTATTAGCAGAATAAGCACAAGGGGTTGCGCCCCGGATGTGATTTCTTATAACATTCTGCTGAGGGGTCTTTTGAATGAAGGCAAATGGGAAGCTGGAGAGAGGTTGATGGCTGATATGTTGGTGAAAGGTTGCGAGCCGAATGTTGTTACCTACAGCATTTTGATCAGCTCGCTCTGTCGCGATGGCCAAATTGATGAGGCGATGAATGTGTTGAAGGTTATGAAGGAGAAGGGGTTGACTCCTGATGCTTACAGCTATGATCCATTGATTTCTGCATTCTGCAAAGAGGGCAGAGTGGATTTGGCAATAGAGTTGTTGGGTGACATGATTTCTGATGGTTGTTTGCCTGATATCATCACCTACAACACAATCTTGGCCTCTCTGTGTAAGATTGGGAAAGCTGATGAGGCTCTCAAAATCTTTGAGAAGCTTGGTGAAGTGGGTTGTCCTCCAAATGCAAGTTCATATAATACAATATTTGGTGCACTGTGGAGTAGTGGTGACAAAATTCGAGCATTGAGGATGATTTTAGAGATGTTGGACAAGGGTATTGATCCTGATGGGATCACCTATAATTCACTTATATCTTGTTTGTGCAGAGATGGATTGGTGGATGAGGCAGTTGAGTTGTTAGTGGACATGGAAAGTAGCAAGAGTCAACCTTCAGTTATCAGCTACAATATTGTTCTTCTGGGATTGTGCAAGGTGCACAGAATCATTGAAGCCATTGAGGTGCTAGCTGCCATGGTTGACAAAGGATGTCAGCCAAATGAAACTACATACACTTTGTTGGTTGAAGGGATTGGTTTTGCGGGATGGCGAAACGATGCAATGCAGCTGGCGAATTCCCTTGTTAGCATTAATGCTATTTCTGAAGATTCTTTGAGACGTTTGAACAAGACTTTTCCCTTGCTTGATGTGTACAAAGAGCTAGCTTTATCAGATTGA
- the LOC130717244 gene encoding pentatricopeptide repeat-containing protein At1g08610 — MGYIASMQNNILSIHPTNGLRGCNRQGSTSGAGSNHSLRKKSSTLPQISSNDCFSTNKSCLAQRRLQCRSFQGSAVIDRVNEVDHEDWGLESFERRESGELVDPGKPVKPPPFVRNDGFTNNKILQNLCTRGRLMAAARLIEIMARKSQIPHFPSCTNLIRGLIKIGQIDKGCKIINIMVMSGGVPDVITCNMVIGGLCKRGYLKSAVDLVEDMSLSGCSPDAITYNTIIRGMFDKGNFNEAVSFWKDQLRKGCPPYLITYTVLIELVCRYCGAIRALEVLEDMAMEGCYPDIITYNSLVSFTAKQGVYEETYLVISNLLSRGMQPNAVTYNTLIHSLSSHGYWDGVDDVLEIMNETSSPPTRVTYNIMLNGLCKSGLLDRAISLYSTMVSESCFPDIVTYNTLLSGLCKEGFVDEGIQLLYLLTGTNCSPGLVTYNIAIDGLARMGSMESAKELYSEMIGKGIVPDEITHSSLAWGFCGVDQLEEAMELLKEMHKKDEKIKHTAYRCVILGLCKQRKVDIAIQALDLMVRSRCKPDEKIYDALIKAVADSGMVKEANDLHQRLIEWKILKTEII, encoded by the coding sequence ATGGGATATATAGCCTCTAtgcaaaataatattttaagcaTCCATCCTACAAATGGTCTGCGAGGTTGTAACAGGCAAGGGAGTACTTCTGGTGCTGGCTCTAATCATAGTTTAAGGAAAAAATCATCTACCCTGCCCCAAATTTCTTCTAATGATTGCTTTTCTACAAATAAATCTTGTTTGGCTCAGAGAAGATTGCAGTGTAGAAGTTTTCAAGGAAGTGCTGTAATTGATAGAGTTAATGAAGTTGACCATGAAGATTGGGGACTTGAAAGTTTTGAAAGGAGAGAATCTGGGGAACTGGTAGATCCTGGCAAGCCTGTGAAGCCTCCACCGTTTGTCAGAAATGATGGGTTCACCAACAACAAAATTCTTCAGAATCTCTGCACTCGGGGAAGGTTAATGGCTGCAGCAAGGTTGATTGAGATTATGGCACGTAAAAGTCAAATACCCCATTTCCCATCTTGCACAAATTTGATTCGAGGCCTTATCAAGATCGGTCAGATAGATAAAGGTTGCAAAATCATTAACATAATGGTCATGTCTGGGGGTGTTCCTGATGTTATTACGTGCAACATGGTTATTGGTGGCCTGTGTAAAAGAGGGTATTTAAAATCTGCTGTTGATTTGGTAGAAGATATGAGCTTGAGTGGTTGCTCCCCAGATGCGATTACTTACAATACAATAATTCGCGGCATGTTTGATAAGGGAAATTTCAATGAGGCTGTTAGTTTCTGGAAGGACCAATTGAGAAAAGGGTGCCCTCCTTATTTGATTACCTATACAGTTCTAATTGAGCTGGTTTGCAGATATTGTGGGGCTATTCGAGCGCTGGAAGTACTAGAAGATATGGCAATGGAAGGTTGCTATCCTGATATCATTACGTACAACTCTCTTGTAAGTTTTACTGCTAAACAAGGAGTATATGAGGAGACTTATTTGGTTATATCGAATCTTCTATCCCGTGGGATGCAACCGAATGCTGTAACATACAATACTCTTATCCACTCCCTTAGTAGCCATGGTTATTGGGATGGAGTTGATGATGTTCTGGAAATTATGAATGAGACTTCCAGTCCTCCAACGCGTGTTACTTACAATATTATGCTAAATGGTTTATGTAAGTCTGGACTTCTAGACCGTGCCATAAGCTTGTACAGCACAATGGTTTCTGAGAGCTGTTTTCCGGACATTGTCACTTACAATACTCTTCTAAGTGGGTTATGTAAAGAGGGGTTTGTAGATGAGGGCATCCAGTTACTTTACTTGTTGACAGGTACTAATTGTTCTCCTGGGTTGGTCACCTATAATATTGCAATTGATGGGTTGGCTAGAATGGGATCCATGGAGTCAGCAAAAGAATTGTATAGTGAAATGATAGGAAAAGGAATTGTTCCTGATGAAATTACCCACAGTAGTTTGGCCTGGGGTTTTTGTGGGGTGGACCAACTTGAGGAAGCTATGGAGCTATTAAAGGAGATGCATAAGAAAGATGAAAAGATTAAACATACTGCTTACAGATGTGTAATTTTAGGATTATGTAAACAAAGGAAGGTTGATATTGCAATTCAAGCTCTAGATTTGATGGTTAGAAGTCGATGCAAGCCAGATGAGAAGATATATGATGCTTTAATTAAAGCTGTTGCTGATTCGGGTATGGTGAAAGAGGCTAATGATTTGCATCAAAGGTTGATCGAATGGAAGATTCTTAAAACGGAAATCATTTGA
- the LOC130720316 gene encoding uncharacterized protein LOC130720316 isoform X1, translated as MATPASSTALQSQFTYSDASYFPVPFHLQQPATTHYAAPPIVGPLPPPPVVAAAYTVPQYPAHQLFERDAQIITPEALESVKAAIASSDVEHKADTKKKAVPRKAAGQTWEDPVLAEWPEDDYRLFCGDLGNEVNDDVLSKAFSRFPSFNIARVVRDKRTGKTKGYGFVSFANPADLAAALKEMNGKYVGNRPIKLRKSKWKERTDYEALEKQKNQLHKKPKLPRKGVLHK; from the exons ATGGCGACACCGGCTTCCTCCACCGCATTGCAATCACAATTCACCTATTCCGACGCCTCCTACTTCCCCGTCCCCTTCCACCTTCAACAACCCGCAACCACTCACTACGCCGCGCCTCCTATCGTCGGTCCCCTTCCTCCGCCACCGGTAGTCGCCGCCGCGTACACCGTGCCACAATATCCG GCGCACCAGTTGTTTGAGAGGGATGCGCAGATAATAACACCGGAGGCTCTTGAGAGTGTCAAGGCGGCGATCGCGAGCAGTGATGTGGAGCACAAGGCTGATACCAAGAAGAAAGCGGTTCCTCGCAAAGCTGCTGGACAGACATGGGAGGATCCTGTTCTTGCAGAGTGGCCTGAAG ATGACTATCGGCTCTTTTGTGGTGATCTTGGTAATGAAGTGAATGATGATGTTCTTTCAAAAGCATTTTCACGATTCCCTTCCTTTAACATCGCCCGG GTTGTCAGAGATAAGAGGACCGGAAAAACAAAGGGTTATGGGTTTGTAAGTTTTGCCAATCCTGCTGACCTTGCAGCTGCTCTCAAAGAAATGAATG GTAAATATGTTGGAAATCGGCCAATAAAACTACGAAAGAGTAAATGGAAGGAGAGGACAGATTACGAGGCACTGGAAAAACAGAAG AACCAATTACACAAGAAACCGAAATTGCCAAGGAAGGGTGTTCTACACAAGTGA
- the LOC130720316 gene encoding uncharacterized protein LOC130720316 isoform X2, protein MATPASSTALQSQFTYSDASYFPVPFHLQQPATTHYAAPPIVGPLPPPPVVAAAYTVPQYPAHQLFERDAQIITPEALESVKAAIASSDVEHKADTKKKAVPRKAAGQTWEDPVLAEWPEDDYRLFCGDLGNEVNDDVLSKAFSRFPSFNIARVVRDKRTGKTKGYGFVSFANPADLAAALKEMNGWDQSISA, encoded by the exons ATGGCGACACCGGCTTCCTCCACCGCATTGCAATCACAATTCACCTATTCCGACGCCTCCTACTTCCCCGTCCCCTTCCACCTTCAACAACCCGCAACCACTCACTACGCCGCGCCTCCTATCGTCGGTCCCCTTCCTCCGCCACCGGTAGTCGCCGCCGCGTACACCGTGCCACAATATCCG GCGCACCAGTTGTTTGAGAGGGATGCGCAGATAATAACACCGGAGGCTCTTGAGAGTGTCAAGGCGGCGATCGCGAGCAGTGATGTGGAGCACAAGGCTGATACCAAGAAGAAAGCGGTTCCTCGCAAAGCTGCTGGACAGACATGGGAGGATCCTGTTCTTGCAGAGTGGCCTGAAG ATGACTATCGGCTCTTTTGTGGTGATCTTGGTAATGAAGTGAATGATGATGTTCTTTCAAAAGCATTTTCACGATTCCCTTCCTTTAACATCGCCCGG GTTGTCAGAGATAAGAGGACCGGAAAAACAAAGGGTTATGGGTTTGTAAGTTTTGCCAATCCTGCTGACCTTGCAGCTGCTCTCAAAGAAATGAATG GTTGGGACCAAAGTATATCTGCATGA
- the LOC130720384 gene encoding protein LIGHT-DEPENDENT SHORT HYPOCOTYLS 4-like, producing the protein MDLVSESTTSTPITPPTMSISASATGSSGTVTTPTAATTPSRYENQKRRDWNTFCQYLRNHRPPLSLSLCSGAHVLEFLHYLDQFGKTKVHNHPCPFFGLPNPPAPCPCPLRQAWGSLDALIGRLRAAYEENGGRPETNPFGARAVRIYLRDVRDFQTKARGVSYEKKRKRPKPKMITTTAATAST; encoded by the coding sequence ATGGATTTGGTTTCTGAATCAACAACGTCAACGCCGATCACGCCACCAACCATGAGCATTTCAGCTTCCGCCACCGGAAGCAGCGGTACTGTAACCACCCCCACCGCGGCCACGACTCCGAGCCGTTACGAGAACCAGAAGCGGCGAGACTGGAACACGTTCTGCCAGTACCTTCGAAACCACCGTCCGCCGCTGTCGCTGTCTCTCTGCAGCGGCGCGCACGTGCTGGAGTTTCTCCACTATCTCGACCAGTTCGGGAAGACGAAGGTTCACAACCATCCTTGCCCGTTCTTCGGGCTTCCGAACCCGCCTGCTCCCTGCCCCTGCCCGCTCCGGCAGGCATGGGGAAGTCTCGACGCGCTCATCGGACGTCTACGCGCCGCCTATGAGGAGAACGGAGGTAGGCCGGAGACGAACCCGTTCGGTGCTCGCGCGGTGAGGATTTACCTCCGGGATGTTCGTGACTTCCAGACGAAGGCGAGAGGTGTTAGCTatgagaagaagaggaagaggcctaAGCCCAAGATGATAACAACCACCGCTGCAACTGCTTCTACTTAG